A window from Puniceicoccus vermicola encodes these proteins:
- a CDS encoding DNRLRE domain-containing protein, with translation MLFTKPFTLRYKIACLLFSVIALLHAQSLQGALPMSPDEFLQSVEFSYGENEVQFSYLTAADDSEGALTMQVSSDLVNWDPIEGVAEVINSYLIDSRLIENTAVFQGENAKRLFFRYQYLDMEKLSSYTLYGLEDDREVSSDGTLGDDSIMNSGYSGSTGLNLVVVFKLPELEEGETFSGASLRFYLEGIDGSPSFNADLYALGVFSSSDVSVNDFYAGSSDPGATLIKDDLLVPSSSSGQIIVSDQALADYLNVAYDFDTAGEQYVFFRLNPDVAGLDDYSGYRVYSADSGNELSVVPTLSFDAVDMNPVWTSVPLGGGGYVTGLASNADGSAIYCRTDVGGAFRWSPTENDPQGNGTWVSISDYMVPLGTSGAQDLMGVESIATDPNNPSRVYVGAGNKILVSEDYGGTWTEILSGLSMTPNLPTNRFFGERLVVEPNDPDTIWYGSVAAGLQKGVKSGSTWNWTVVPASSVPFGEPSSGGTRGGVSFVVCDPNGGSTITYAGVFDGSSSPTTGGIYKTTDGTNWTKVSSSFVMPRRAQLAANGTLYIAAGTEGLFKLPRGGLISEVSPTSGPDYNGVATDPNDSTGNTVYVADRDSPKIWRSTDGGANWSEQTSNSQVRQEPDGTPTLNGYWFGNTSSLLINPADSNELWVSDFFGVARTRDAQNLGGTGSTWYMLQHGQDETVVLDLKNAPTGPALVTGLGDISGFYYQDTTLRPTGSNGDELANPSKYNTTSLDFSEGHYNVWARAWSGVYGNGSGGYSTDGGQTWLLFGQIDQQTINSGAAGWESWDLSTYLATQQAKGVTTVTLVIASDSATDFTKTPIEFDSNEASDSSVRPQLIINNDTGSPYAPSADTYVNGYTNYEDKNYGSFDVLRVAHTYTTNTRDDRQIYLKLDLSSLPTITSASLKLHRQSASSGIEYKVGVFAAPSTSWTESGLTWNNRPRTYASSNLSRNPFAEPRYRTGAGSNMDGGRIAVSSTDPDVLVWLPIGLNSKKAHYSNDRGVTWTQSTGGPTSEISGVYTNGYTNRESAKPLAADGGNGNFYMANFGGSSHQIYKSTNNGVSWSLASTIDNNNSYNMLTPQLIAAPPSPEYPSGGDIWVCDDSAYNGNGGGGGLWRSTDSAGSWTKISGVGRVTAVSFGKAQSGSGYTVFVYGYVNSVPGVYRSDDYGSTWTKLADPTIARVTSITGDRQNYGRVFIGTAGRGVFQYE, from the coding sequence ATGTTATTTACTAAGCCTTTCACTCTCAGATACAAAATCGCATGCCTGCTGTTTTCGGTGATCGCTTTGCTCCATGCACAGTCCCTGCAAGGCGCATTGCCTATGTCTCCGGATGAATTTTTGCAAAGTGTTGAGTTCTCGTATGGGGAGAATGAGGTGCAGTTTTCTTATTTAACTGCAGCTGATGACTCAGAGGGCGCATTGACGATGCAAGTCTCTTCTGATTTAGTGAATTGGGATCCGATCGAGGGTGTGGCGGAGGTCATTAATAGCTACTTGATCGATAGCCGTCTTATAGAAAACACGGCTGTGTTTCAGGGGGAGAACGCTAAGCGTTTATTTTTCCGGTATCAGTATCTGGATATGGAGAAGCTTTCTTCTTACACGCTCTATGGGCTTGAAGATGACCGAGAGGTCAGTAGTGACGGAACGCTTGGTGATGACTCGATCATGAATTCCGGCTACTCTGGTAGCACTGGGCTAAATCTTGTCGTCGTATTTAAATTGCCCGAACTAGAGGAAGGGGAAACGTTTTCAGGTGCCAGTCTCCGATTTTACTTGGAGGGGATTGATGGAAGCCCCTCGTTTAATGCCGATTTGTATGCGCTCGGCGTATTCAGTTCGTCGGATGTTTCGGTGAATGACTTTTATGCCGGTTCCAGTGATCCGGGTGCGACGCTTATAAAAGATGATTTGCTGGTGCCTTCCAGTAGCAGCGGTCAGATAATTGTTAGTGATCAAGCTCTGGCCGACTATTTGAATGTGGCTTACGACTTTGATACCGCTGGGGAGCAGTATGTCTTTTTTCGTCTGAATCCGGATGTTGCGGGGTTGGATGACTATAGTGGCTATCGAGTTTACAGTGCTGATTCGGGTAATGAGTTGTCAGTCGTGCCGACACTCTCATTCGATGCAGTTGATATGAACCCTGTTTGGACCTCGGTTCCTTTAGGCGGTGGTGGTTACGTTACTGGTTTAGCGAGCAATGCCGACGGTAGTGCGATTTACTGTCGGACAGATGTGGGTGGTGCCTTTCGTTGGTCGCCAACCGAGAACGATCCTCAGGGAAATGGCACGTGGGTATCCATTAGTGATTACATGGTTCCTCTGGGAACTTCGGGTGCTCAAGATTTGATGGGCGTTGAATCGATAGCAACCGATCCGAATAATCCGAGCCGTGTCTATGTGGGGGCGGGCAATAAGATCCTTGTATCCGAAGACTACGGCGGCACTTGGACGGAGATCTTGTCCGGCTTGTCGATGACTCCCAATTTACCGACGAATCGCTTCTTCGGCGAGCGCTTGGTGGTGGAACCGAATGATCCGGATACGATCTGGTATGGTTCTGTCGCTGCAGGTTTACAGAAGGGTGTTAAATCCGGCAGCACCTGGAACTGGACGGTCGTGCCCGCCAGTTCGGTGCCATTCGGTGAGCCGTCTTCCGGTGGAACTCGGGGCGGTGTTTCCTTTGTTGTCTGTGATCCGAATGGTGGCAGCACGATCACCTATGCCGGTGTATTTGATGGCAGCTCAAGCCCAACGACAGGCGGTATTTACAAGACAACCGACGGCACGAACTGGACCAAAGTCTCCAGCAGTTTTGTGATGCCACGTCGTGCACAACTCGCTGCGAACGGAACCCTTTATATTGCAGCCGGCACTGAAGGCCTCTTCAAGCTGCCGCGTGGCGGTTTGATCAGTGAGGTTTCCCCAACATCGGGGCCGGACTACAACGGTGTGGCGACCGACCCGAACGATAGCACAGGCAATACGGTTTACGTGGCTGATCGCGACTCTCCCAAGATCTGGCGTTCGACCGATGGCGGGGCAAACTGGTCAGAGCAAACATCGAATAGTCAGGTCAGGCAGGAGCCGGATGGAACCCCGACTTTGAATGGCTATTGGTTTGGCAATACATCCTCTTTGCTGATCAATCCAGCCGATTCCAATGAGCTCTGGGTGTCCGACTTCTTTGGTGTGGCACGCACCCGCGATGCCCAGAATCTGGGTGGAACTGGCTCGACTTGGTATATGTTGCAGCACGGTCAGGATGAAACGGTTGTGTTGGATCTTAAGAACGCGCCAACGGGCCCTGCTTTGGTTACAGGACTGGGGGACATCTCTGGTTTCTATTATCAGGATACCACGCTTCGTCCTACTGGGAGTAATGGTGACGAACTCGCCAATCCATCAAAATACAATACAACCAGTTTAGATTTTAGTGAAGGGCATTACAATGTCTGGGCCCGTGCTTGGAGTGGCGTTTATGGAAATGGCAGTGGTGGCTATTCCACAGATGGGGGGCAGACCTGGTTGCTTTTTGGCCAAATAGATCAACAAACGATTAATAGCGGTGCAGCGGGGTGGGAGAGTTGGGACCTTAGCACTTATTTAGCTACTCAACAGGCGAAAGGCGTCACGACGGTTACGCTCGTGATCGCATCGGATTCGGCGACAGATTTCACCAAGACCCCAATCGAATTCGACTCGAACGAGGCGTCAGACTCCAGTGTGCGGCCACAGTTGATTATTAATAATGACACAGGTTCCCCTTATGCGCCCTCAGCGGATACCTATGTGAACGGATATACGAATTATGAGGATAAAAATTACGGTAGTTTTGATGTGCTACGTGTGGCGCATACTTACACCACGAATACGAGGGATGATCGCCAGATCTATTTGAAACTGGACTTGAGTAGTCTGCCGACAATCACATCTGCATCACTCAAACTACACCGCCAAAGTGCAAGCTCAGGGATCGAATACAAGGTGGGTGTCTTTGCTGCCCCTAGCACCAGTTGGACAGAGTCTGGACTTACATGGAATAATCGACCGCGGACTTATGCCAGCAGTAACTTAAGTCGTAATCCTTTCGCCGAGCCACGCTATCGGACCGGGGCTGGCTCTAATATGGATGGTGGACGTATTGCTGTCTCTTCGACGGATCCGGACGTGCTCGTCTGGCTGCCAATTGGGTTGAACTCGAAAAAGGCGCATTACAGTAATGACCGTGGTGTGACCTGGACTCAATCCACCGGAGGACCTACCTCGGAAATCAGTGGTGTCTACACGAATGGATACACTAATAGAGAATCTGCCAAACCGCTTGCTGCCGATGGGGGGAATGGTAATTTCTACATGGCCAATTTTGGTGGATCGAGCCACCAAATCTACAAGAGCACGAACAATGGTGTTTCCTGGTCTTTGGCTTCGACTATTGATAATAACAATAGCTATAATATGCTGACGCCACAGCTAATTGCTGCGCCGCCATCCCCTGAATATCCATCCGGTGGCGATATCTGGGTCTGCGACGATTCCGCATACAATGGTAATGGTGGAGGTGGAGGACTTTGGCGCTCGACCGACTCTGCCGGATCTTGGACAAAGATCAGTGGTGTGGGTCGAGTGACAGCGGTGAGCTTTGGTAAGGCGCAGTCAGGATCCGGATATACCGTCTTTGTTTATGGATACGTGAACTCTGTGCCCGGTGTTTACCGTTCGGATGACTACGGAAGCACGTGGACCAAGTTGGCAGATCCGACTATTGCGAGAGTGACCTCAATTACTGGTGACCGCCAAAACTACGGACGCGTCTTTATCGGCACTGCAGGTCGAGGTGTGTTCCAATACGAGTGA
- a CDS encoding endo-1,4-beta-xylanase gives MHLHRLLSILCLSIAGTNCLNAEALPPFSGASLLPEDISPHQWSFYPGKHNNASVARAEPVVAEHPSFQQAMRVHVIQPSGHFYNGCISLPANQAVASGDTLLIRLYFRSIQNAEETGEGFATVFVQGPKPKYKKYLIREITASKEWKEYTLPAKVTDTLPKGQLSLLIGAGGGSKAQIWEVGGIEFLNYGDGVDPSDFPKTKTTYAGREIDALWRVAANKRIERYRKGDFHVRVTTLDGKPVAGATVEVRQQRHAYHFGSVVTPALITGKTKDAEIYRQKVLELFNQSGMENALKWGPWESEWGGHFKQPVTLKALKWLKDYDFYTRGHVLVWPSKKHMGKRIQPYLPANDPQSADPIAKQIVLDHIENITTATADYLDEWDVLNEPYHDHYLMDAFGDQVMVGWFKEARQHLPTHALYINDAGILSDNGRDIIHHEDYIQKLDYLLENGAPVTGLGLQGHFGTSPTSIEKVYRILDQFHNAFPKLNIRITEFDIQTDDESLLGDYTRDFLTIVFSHPATVGVQCWGFWAGAHWRPESALYTKDWREKLNGREWKRLTREVWWTTLSGQTQNDGTFSGRGFYGDYTVRVSHQGQTQEVEFQLSKSETNEPTVRF, from the coding sequence ATGCATCTACATCGACTCTTATCCATCCTTTGCCTGAGCATAGCTGGCACAAACTGCTTGAATGCGGAAGCCCTACCTCCCTTTAGCGGGGCATCCCTACTCCCCGAAGACATCTCTCCACACCAATGGAGCTTCTACCCAGGAAAGCACAACAATGCCTCCGTAGCTCGCGCTGAGCCAGTCGTAGCTGAACATCCCTCATTTCAGCAAGCGATGCGAGTCCATGTCATACAGCCCAGTGGTCATTTCTACAATGGGTGCATTTCACTACCAGCGAATCAAGCAGTTGCATCCGGCGACACCCTGCTCATCCGTCTCTATTTCCGTTCTATCCAAAATGCAGAAGAAACCGGAGAAGGTTTTGCCACGGTTTTTGTACAAGGTCCAAAGCCCAAGTACAAAAAATACCTGATTCGTGAAATCACTGCCTCCAAAGAATGGAAGGAATACACCCTCCCCGCCAAAGTCACCGACACCTTACCAAAAGGACAACTCTCCCTGCTCATTGGAGCTGGCGGCGGCTCAAAAGCTCAGATCTGGGAAGTCGGTGGGATTGAATTTCTCAATTATGGAGACGGGGTCGATCCATCAGATTTCCCGAAAACGAAAACCACCTACGCAGGCCGCGAAATCGATGCGTTATGGCGCGTCGCGGCCAATAAACGCATTGAGCGCTATCGCAAAGGGGACTTCCATGTCCGGGTGACGACTCTGGACGGAAAACCAGTTGCCGGAGCCACAGTCGAAGTCCGCCAACAACGCCATGCCTACCACTTTGGATCCGTGGTCACACCTGCACTCATTACCGGAAAAACCAAAGATGCCGAGATCTACCGCCAAAAGGTGCTGGAGCTTTTTAATCAAAGCGGCATGGAGAACGCCCTCAAATGGGGCCCATGGGAAAGCGAATGGGGCGGCCACTTCAAGCAGCCGGTCACACTGAAGGCGCTCAAATGGCTAAAAGACTACGATTTCTACACCCGCGGGCATGTTCTCGTATGGCCGTCAAAGAAGCACATGGGCAAGCGTATTCAACCCTACTTACCCGCAAACGATCCACAGTCCGCCGACCCCATTGCCAAGCAGATCGTGCTGGATCATATCGAGAACATTACCACAGCGACCGCAGATTACCTCGACGAGTGGGATGTCCTCAACGAACCCTATCACGATCACTATCTGATGGATGCATTCGGCGATCAAGTCATGGTCGGCTGGTTTAAAGAAGCGCGTCAACACCTCCCGACTCACGCGCTCTACATCAACGATGCCGGTATCCTCTCCGACAACGGCCGCGACATCATTCACCATGAAGACTATATTCAGAAGTTGGACTACCTCTTGGAGAACGGCGCCCCCGTCACAGGCCTCGGCCTACAAGGCCACTTCGGAACGAGCCCGACTTCCATTGAAAAAGTTTACAGAATTCTGGACCAATTTCACAATGCATTCCCAAAACTCAATATCCGTATCACAGAGTTTGATATCCAAACTGACGACGAATCATTACTGGGTGACTATACCCGAGACTTTCTCACGATTGTCTTCAGCCACCCGGCGACAGTCGGCGTCCAATGCTGGGGTTTTTGGGCAGGCGCGCATTGGCGTCCGGAGTCCGCCCTTTACACCAAAGACTGGCGGGAGAAATTGAACGGCCGGGAGTGGAAGCGCCTCACTCGTGAGGTTTGGTGGACGACACTCAGCGGACAGACTCAAAACGATGGCACTTTCTCGGGACGCGGCTTCTACGGAGACTACACCGTCCGAGTCTCCCATCAGGGGCAGACCCAAGAAGTCGAGTTCCAACTCAGCAAAAGCGAAACGAACGAGCCAACTGTCAGATTCTGA
- a CDS encoding glycosyl hydrolase family 28 protein, which translates to MIQTFTHPRSCRFSTDFHLEVNGLPVEVLRTDAADFALFVYDATQGVAEVVVTVLDGGGDTPVIRPLRVGIRAEVQEDQKVSLTIQAAKKLSMEIPGRRPLYIWANAPEENPPQEGDPDVLFFKGGHSYDVGCLNMESGQTLYIEGGAVFKGRISTQGKSEVTIRGFGIFDGSYYEGEDVPSIFFERCKHVLIRDITMIYPSGWMIVPGACEHVEICNVKQIGEIMCTDGIDVVGSKYVHIHDCFLRNNDDCVVVKAFNMKRPCPDLCADLRVCPDEILVENCTLVNDHSGNAMEIGHELSVERVSNVTFRNIDVISVHGQGAVFSLHNNDRAIIENVLFEDIRIEHCWDKFIDFRISKSRFSSDDERGHIRNVTLRNINWWRPSHNEGYTISIMGGWDAEHLIENVTFENVCINGVPIQHIDELEITMRYSEGITLLESASAVLVQ; encoded by the coding sequence ATGATTCAAACATTTACACACCCACGTTCTTGTCGCTTTTCCACTGATTTCCATTTGGAAGTAAATGGCCTGCCGGTGGAAGTCTTGCGCACCGATGCCGCCGATTTTGCACTCTTTGTCTATGATGCCACACAGGGCGTTGCCGAGGTGGTCGTTACCGTGCTCGATGGTGGGGGGGATACGCCTGTCATTCGTCCCCTCAGAGTGGGCATTCGCGCAGAAGTGCAGGAAGATCAAAAAGTGAGTCTGACCATTCAAGCGGCTAAAAAGCTCAGTATGGAAATTCCGGGTCGTCGCCCTCTGTATATCTGGGCCAACGCGCCTGAAGAGAATCCTCCGCAGGAGGGGGATCCTGATGTATTATTCTTTAAAGGCGGTCATAGTTACGACGTTGGGTGCTTGAATATGGAATCCGGGCAAACGCTCTACATTGAAGGCGGTGCCGTCTTTAAAGGCCGTATCAGCACACAAGGGAAGAGTGAGGTGACCATCCGCGGGTTTGGAATCTTTGATGGTAGCTATTATGAAGGTGAGGATGTGCCCTCCATTTTCTTTGAACGCTGCAAGCATGTATTGATTCGTGATATTACGATGATCTATCCGAGTGGGTGGATGATTGTTCCGGGCGCTTGTGAGCATGTCGAAATCTGCAATGTAAAGCAGATCGGGGAGATTATGTGCACGGATGGGATCGATGTTGTCGGCTCCAAGTATGTGCATATCCATGACTGCTTCCTGCGTAATAACGACGACTGTGTGGTGGTGAAGGCGTTTAATATGAAGCGTCCGTGCCCGGATCTGTGTGCAGATTTGAGAGTTTGTCCCGATGAGATTTTAGTGGAGAATTGCACCCTTGTGAATGACCATTCTGGGAATGCCATGGAGATCGGGCATGAACTCTCCGTTGAGCGAGTATCCAATGTGACTTTTCGCAACATTGATGTCATCAGTGTGCACGGCCAAGGCGCTGTCTTCTCCCTTCATAATAATGACCGGGCGATCATCGAGAATGTGTTGTTCGAAGATATCAGGATCGAGCATTGCTGGGATAAATTTATTGATTTTCGCATTTCGAAATCACGCTTCAGCAGTGATGACGAGCGCGGTCATATCCGCAATGTGACGCTACGGAATATCAATTGGTGGCGCCCCTCGCATAATGAAGGATACACGATTTCCATTATGGGTGGTTGGGATGCCGAGCATCTGATCGAGAATGTTACTTTCGAGAATGTCTGCATCAACGGCGTTCCGATTCAGCATATTGATGAATTGGAAATCACGATGAGATATTCTGAAGGGATAACTCTCTTGGAAAGTGCTTCCGCAGTGCTAGTTCAATAG
- a CDS encoding sulfatase-like hydrolase/transferase codes for MKMLAILALAILAGLKSLAADESQPNILIIFVDDLGYETIGAYGALDFETPEIDRMAAEGILMDRAYTSPVCTPSRVSLHTGLYTSDHGQTNVLEVHKGTGDQVDFDRFSTFAQLFRDHGYATSVTGKWQLATLTEHPEHIRSAGFDSWYVWQIWDGKTKTSRYYQPYYNHDGIVVTGVEHQFGPDLMRDYVEESMALCSQVEKPFLIVHNMVLPHVPIVPTPSDLASGNEASLATMVSYLDQEVGQLLDTIEALGIRENTYVFFIGDNGTQAESVRRTVDGSVVDGKWSLTEGGTHVPFIVWGPSSIPEGETLDVLVDIVDVFPTLADLAGIPIPEEFHLGGFSIANQIRGGSGQEASRQWVHQGIGSNESVFDGEWRLNSDGQLFDCRNLPVMVPVVTKTPESEEARARLNEIFGQIGHD; via the coding sequence ATGAAGATGCTAGCGATATTGGCTTTGGCGATTTTGGCAGGGTTGAAATCTTTGGCCGCCGACGAATCGCAGCCGAATATACTGATCATATTCGTAGATGATCTCGGTTATGAGACCATCGGAGCTTATGGGGCGTTAGACTTTGAAACGCCTGAAATCGACCGAATGGCAGCTGAGGGGATACTCATGGACCGTGCATACACGAGTCCGGTCTGTACTCCCAGCCGCGTGAGTCTTCACACAGGTTTGTACACCTCGGATCATGGGCAGACCAATGTGTTGGAGGTGCATAAGGGCACTGGAGATCAGGTGGACTTTGACCGGTTTTCTACCTTTGCGCAGTTGTTCCGTGATCACGGCTATGCAACCTCGGTGACGGGCAAATGGCAGCTGGCAACGTTGACTGAACACCCAGAACATATCCGCTCTGCTGGCTTTGACTCCTGGTATGTCTGGCAGATCTGGGATGGTAAGACGAAAACCAGCCGATACTACCAGCCGTACTATAATCATGACGGCATCGTCGTGACCGGCGTGGAGCATCAATTCGGCCCGGATCTAATGCGTGACTATGTTGAAGAGTCGATGGCCCTGTGTAGTCAGGTAGAGAAGCCATTCTTAATCGTTCATAACATGGTATTGCCCCATGTTCCTATTGTGCCGACGCCTTCAGATTTGGCTTCAGGGAATGAAGCTTCGCTCGCGACGATGGTGAGCTACCTGGATCAAGAGGTTGGACAGCTTCTCGATACGATTGAGGCACTTGGAATCCGTGAAAATACCTACGTCTTTTTCATTGGAGACAATGGGACGCAAGCCGAGTCGGTTCGTAGGACGGTAGATGGTTCGGTGGTCGACGGGAAATGGAGTCTGACCGAAGGTGGCACACATGTTCCCTTCATAGTTTGGGGGCCGAGTTCGATTCCGGAAGGGGAAACTCTGGACGTTTTGGTCGATATCGTGGATGTCTTTCCGACCCTAGCAGATCTCGCGGGAATTCCCATACCGGAAGAGTTTCATTTGGGCGGCTTCAGTATCGCGAATCAGATACGTGGCGGCTCTGGGCAGGAAGCCTCTCGTCAATGGGTGCACCAAGGAATTGGTAGCAATGAATCTGTTTTTGATGGGGAGTGGCGATTGAACAGTGATGGTCAACTTTTCGATTGTCGGAATTTACCTGTAATGGTGCCGGTGGTTACGAAAACCCCTGAGAGTGAAGAGGCGCGCGCGCGGTTGAATGAAATATTCGGGCAAATAGGCCACGACTGA